Genomic DNA from Candidatus Rokuibacteriota bacterium:
GGTGGAGCTGATCCAGCAGGCCCTGGCGCTGGACCCGGAGAACGGCTACTTCATCGACAGCCTCGGGTGGGCCTACTACCAGCTGGGCAAGTACCCCGAGGCCCTGCGCGAGCTGCTGCGCGCGGCCGACCGGGCCAAGGACGACCCGGAGGTCTTCGATCACCTGGGCGACGCCTACCTGAAGAACGGGAACGTCGAGGAGGCCATCGCCGCGTGGGAGAAGGCGCTCCAGGTGGACAAGGAGAACCGGACCTCCGAGTCGGTGAAGAAGAAGCTCCAGGAGGCGCGCGAGAAGCAGCTGCGGGCCAAGGGTGATTCTCCCAGGACCGAGCCGAAGTAGCCTCCGGCTCGCCGCTGTGCTCCTGCTGGCCTCGACGCTGGGGGCCTGTGCCTCCGTCCCCCCCGGCCGGCCGCTGTCCGCAGAGGTGGAAGCCACCCTCAGCCTCATCGAGCGGCGCTGGCAGGCCTTCGGGGATCTGCGGGGCGTGGCGGAGATCCGGATCCAGCGCGACGGCCAAGTCCTGCACCTGGCCGGCGTCCTGCTGCTGCGCGCACCGGCCTCTCTGCGCTTCGAGGCCCTGTCGCCTTTCGGCCCACCCATCCTCCTGGTGAGTGCCGACCCGGATCGGGTGACGATCTGGGAGATCATCAGGAACCGGGCTTTCATCCTGCCCTCGTCCCCTGAAGCCAACCGGCGCTGGCTCGGGCTGGCTCTGGGCTCGGAGGATCTGGTGGCCCTCCTGGCGGGACGGGTCCGGCCCCTCGGGTCCCCCCTGTCCGGAGCCTTCCTGCCCGCCGATGACCGCGGCCCGTCGCTGAGCCTGACTGGCCGGGAGACCACTCAGCGGCTCTGGGTGGACCCGGACACAGGGGTGGTCAGACAGGTCGAGTACACGCGGGGGCGGAAGCCGCTGCGCGTCGTGATCACTGGCAGCGGACCCGCCGAGCCTCCCTCCGCGGTCACGCTGGCTTCGCTCGACGGCACGCTGGAGGTCTCCGTCACGTACCGGAGATCCCAGATCGACACCGGCTTCGATCCTGACCTGCTGAAGGTCACTGTCCCGGAAGGCGTGGAAATCCAAGACTTCCGTTGACAGGCCGCCCGGCCGCATGTTAGCCTTCGCTGCCGTGTCAAGGCGGCCGAGTGGGACCCGTCGGCTCGTGCTTCGGACCTCGGCCAAGGTGAACCTGGCCCTCGAGGTCCTGGGCAAGCGGGACGACGGCTATCACGAGATCGTTACGGTGATGCAGGGGGTGGATCTCGCGGACCGTCTGACGCTCGAGACGGCCGATTCGCTGTCGCTTCAGGTGAGCGATCCCGCGCTGCCGGCCGGCGACGATAACCTGATCGTTCGGGCGGCGACGATGCTCAGAGAGGCCGCGGGGGCGCCCCTGGGCGCCCGCATCGCCCTGGAGAAGCGGATTCCCGTGGCCGCCGGGCTCGGTGGCGGATCGAGCGATGCCGCGGCCACCCTGTGGGGGCTCAACCGTCTCTGGGGGCTCCGCTGGCCGCGCGCGCGCCTCGTGGCGCTGGCGGTGCGGCTCGGGATGGACGTGCCGTTCTTCCTTGGACCAGGACGGGCGCTGGCGACGGGGCGGGGCGAGCGGCTCAGGCCATTGCCGGCCGCGGGCGGCTACGCGCTCGTGCTCGTGAATCCGAACTTTCCGCTGTCCACGCGCGAGGTGTACGGGCGCGTGCCGGCGGGGTGGACGGCCGAGGCGCGGGGCACGCGTCGGATGGTGGAGGCGCTCCGCACGCGGAGCGCGCGGGCGGTGGCCGGCGCCCTCACGAACAACCTGGAGGCGATGGTCGAGCCGATGGTCCCGGCCATCCGCCGGATGAAGAGCGCGCTCTTGGCGGCAGGAGCCCTCGGCGCGGTGATGTCCGGCAGCGGTCCGACCGTGTTCGGCGTGGCCAGGTCCTACGACCACGCCCGCCAGATCCGGGGGCGGGTGAACCGCGCGGGATGGTCGTGCTGGGCCGTCCGGACCGTGTCCGGCCCGGTGATCCGGGCGCTGTGAACGTCTTTGCTGGGGCGTGGCCAAGCGGCAAGGCGCGGGACTTTGGATCCCGTATTCGGAGGTTCGAATCCTCCCGCCCCAACCACGAACGGAGACGAGGACATCCATGGGGTATGAGCTGAAGCTTTTCTCCGGCATGGCCAACCGGCCGCTGGCCGAGGAGATCGCCCAGCAGCTGCACCTGCCGCTGGGGGATGCGGATGTCTCCCGCTTCTCCGACGGCGAGGTCTACGTGCAGATCAACGAGAACGTCCGGGGCCAGGACGTCTTCGTGGTCCAGCCGACCTGCCCGCCGGTGAACGACAACCTCATGGAGCTGCTGGTCATGATCGACGCGTTCAAGCGGGCCTCCGCGCGTCGCATCACGGCCGTCCTCCCCTATTACGGCTACGGGCGGCAGGACCGCAAGGTGATGCCGCGCGTGCCCATCTCGGCCAAGCTCGTGGCCGATCTGATCACCGCGGCCGGCACCCATCGCGTGCTGGCGGTGGATCTGCACGCCGGGCAGATCCAGGGCTTTTTCGACATCCCGGTGGACCACCTCTTCGCCGCCCCCGTCATCATCGACTACCTGGCCAAGAAGGATCTCCACGATCCGGTGCTGGTCTCCCCCGACGCGGGCGGCGTCGAGCGCGCCCGCGCCATCGCCAAGCGTCTCAAGGCTGGGCTGGCCATCATCGACAAGCGCCGCGACGGCCCCAACGTGGCCGTGTTCATGCACCTCATCGGCGATGTCGAGGACAAGGACGTGGTGATCATCGACGACATGATCGACACCGCGGGCACGATGATCCAGGCCGTGGACGCGCTCCGGCGCGAGGGCGCGCGACGGATCCTGGCCTGCGCCGTCCACGGCGTGCTGTCGGGCCCCGCCATCGATCGCATCACCGGCTCGTCGCTGGAAGAGGTGATCATCACCAACTCCATCCCGCTGCCGGCCAGCAAGCACCTCCCCAAGGTCCAGGTGCTGTCGGTCGCCCCGCTCTTGGCGGAGGCCATCCGGCGAATCCACGACGAAGAGTCCGTCTCCGGCCTGTTCGTCTAGCCAAGCGAAGGAGTCGAGCGTCATGGAAATGCGTGCACTGACCATCGAGAGGCGCGAGGGCACCGGCAAGGGCCCGGCCCGGCGCCTGCGTCGTGCCGGGCGCATCCCGGCCGTGCTCTACGGCGGCGCGAGCCCCGAGAGCATCGCCGTGGATCCGGGGGAGATCCTCCGGCTCATCCACGGCCACGAGGGCGGCACCCAGCTGCTGAAGGTCTCCTTCGCGGGAGCCGCCGAGGCGCGGATGGCCATCATCCGCGACATGCAGTTCGATCCGGTCTCCGAGGCGCTGATCCACGCCGACCTGCAGGAGGTCGCGCTGGACAAACCGATCCAGGTCGCCGTCCCGCTCCGGCATGTCGGCGACCCGATCGGGGTTCGGGAGACCAAGGGCATCCTCGAGATGATCCTCCGCGAGATCCAGGTGTCATGCCTGCCGGGCGAGATCCCGGAGGTCATCGCCGCCGACGTCTCGGAGCTGCACATCGGGGACGTGTTCACGGTCGGCCAGCTCGTGGCCCCCGCGGGGGTGCGCATCCTGACGGATCTCCGCCAGGCCGTCGCCACCGTGGCGCCGCCCATGGCCGAGGAGGTGGCCGCTCCCGTCGCGGCCGTGGCCGCGGCGCCCGCCGAGCCCGAGGTCCTCACGGAGCGCAAGCCGAAGGAAGAGGTCGAAGAGAAGAAGAAGTAAGTGGCCCAGGCGATCGTCGGCCTCGGCAACCCCGGGCCGGAGTACCGCGACACCCGCCACAACGTCGGGCAGCGCGTGGTGGAAGGGCTTGGCCGGACCCTCCACGCGCGCTTCGCGCGCGAGGGGGGGCACCTGGTCGCGCGCGCCCGCTGGCGGGGCGAGGCCCTCTGCCTCGTCAAGCCCCAGTGCTTCATGAACGTCAGCGGCCCGGCCGTGGCGCGCCTCGGCCGGAAGCTCGGGTTCACCCCCGCGGATCTCATCGTCGTCTTCGACGACCTGGACCTGCCGCTGGGCAAGATCCGCATCCGCACGAAGGGCAGCGCGGGGGGGCACAACGGCGTACGGTCGCTCATCGAGGCCCTCGGCACCAGCGAGTTCCGGCGGATCAAGATCGGCATCGGCCGGCCCGGCGCGCCGGGCGAGGACCGGGACCACGTGGTGGATCACGTTCTGTCGCCCTTCTACCGCGAGGAGCACGAGGTGGTCGAGGCGGCCTGCGCCGAGGCCGCGCAGCAGGCCCTGAAGCTGGTTGAGAGCCGCCCCTCTCCCTCGCGTGCATGACGCGCCCGGCGTGTCCCGATCCCGGCCCGAGCCGGGCGGTCCCGGTCGCGGCCGCGGCTCTTCTGGCGGAATTGCGCCCCTCGGGGCCGCGTGGTATACAGTTCACGTTTACCCGGCTGTCGAGAGGGGGGACCTGAGTGACCAAGGTCATCGTCGAGCCCGACGAGTCCTTCGAGAACGCGCTCAAGCGGTTCAAGAAGCAGTGCGAGAAGGCCGGGCTCATGTCGGAGCTGCGGAAGCGCCAGCACTACGAGAAGCCCAGCGTCAAGCGCAAGCGCAAGACCCTGGCAGCGCGCAAGAAGGCCAAGAAACGCGAGCGGTTCTCCGAATAGTCGCCGGGGGGGCGGGGGTCGAGTGGGCCCAGGTCAGGGCCCTGCTGGCCCTTGCCACCCACACTCCGATGGGCCGCGAGCGAGCGCTTGCTCTCGAGCCCTCCACCGATCCCGGAACGATTCACGCGGCCCTGAGCGACACCCGCCAGGGCCGCCTCGCCCTGGCGGAGGGCGGCCCGCCGCCATGGGATGCGATCCCAGACGTGCGCGCCACGCTGGACCGGGCCCGCACCCCGGGGGCGGTGGCCGACGGCGCCGACCTCCGCGGGCTGATTCCGCTCCTGGAGGCTCAGGGGCGGCTGGTGGGATACGGCCGGAGCATCGAGGGCGTGGCCCCCGATCTCTCCGCGGCGCTCCGCGGGCTCCCGCCGCTGGACGGGTTGCGAGACCTCCTGTGGCGCTCGCTCGACGACGATGGCGGCGTGACGGACGAGGCCAGTCCCGCGCTGCGGCGTCTTCGCCGGCGGCTCCGGGAGCTACGGAGGGACCTCGTCAAGCGCCTCGAAGCCCACTTCCAGGCGCCGGGCGCCGACCTCCTCTTCCAGGAGCGCTACGTGACCGTGCGCCACGGCCGCTACGTGCTGCCGATCCTGGCCGCGGCCAAGGGGCGCCTGCGTGGCATCGTGCACGACCGCTCCCAGAGCGGGGCCACGCTCTTCGTGGAGCCCGAGGCGGTCGTGGAGGACAACAACGAGCTCGTGCAGGCCATCCGCGAGGAGGAGAGCGAGGTCTGGCGCGTGCTGGCCGTGCTCACTGACGCGGTTCGCGAGGCGCTGCCCGAGCTCCACACACTGCTCGAGGGCCTGGGCCGGCTCGACCTGACCTTCGCCCTGGCCGACCTGGCCGAGCGCATGAGGGCGGTGGAGCCGGCGCTGGGCCCCGGCCCGGCCGGCACCGCGGAGATCAGCCTCCGGGGAGCGCGTCACCCCCTCCTTCTGGCCCAGGGCTGGCAGAACCCCGAGCGGCCGGTGGTCCCCGTGGACCTCGTGCTAGACGCCGAGCGCCCGCTGCTCGTCATCACGGGGCCCAACGCGGGAGGCAAGACCGTGGCCCTCAAGACGTTGGGGCTCTTCGCGCTCATGGCCCAGTCCGGTTTTCATCTGCCGGCATGCGACGGGGCGCGGCTGCCCGTGTTCGAGCAGCTGTTCACCGTCATCGGCGACGACCAGAGCGTGGCGGAGAACCTCTCCACCTTCTCGGCCTTCGTCAGGCAGCTCCGGGTCGTGCTCGAGCACGTGGACCACCGGTCGCTGGTGCTCCTCGACGAGCTCGGCGCCGGCACCGATCCCGAGGACGGCGCCGCGCTGGCCCAGGCCGTGCTCGAGGAGGTGGCCGGGCGCGGGGCCTTCTGCGTGGCCTCCACTCATCTCGAGCCCCTCAAGGCCTTCGCCTCTACCGACCCGAGGGCGCGGAATGCCTCGGTGGAGTTCGATGGCGAGCGGCTTGAGCCGACCTTCCGGCTCGTCTACGACCGCCCGGGGCAGAGCTATGCCCTGGCCATCGGGGCGCGGCTTGGGCTGCCTCCGGCCCTGATCGATCGCGCCCAGGCCCACCGCTCGACGCACGGGCGCGCCCTCCAGGAGCTCCTCACCCGCCTTGACGCGCGCGACCGCCAGGACGCCGGGCGCGCGGCGCTCATCGAGCGGCGCGAGGCGGAGTCGGCCGGGCCCCTGTCCCGGGCGCGGGAGGAGCTGGAGACAGCCCGGAGCCAGGCGCGCGAGAGCCTCACTCGCGCTCGGGCCGAGGCCCAGCGGCTCCTCGGCGAGATCCGCCGCGCGGTGAACGAGGAGTGGGAGCAGCTCAAGCGGAGCGACCGTACGCGTGAGAGCCTGGAGCGGAGCCGCAAGCGCCTGCTGGATCTCACCCGGCGCGCGTCGGAAGCGCCCGCCGAGGATGCCCCGGGCCCCACGGCCGCCGCCGCCCCGGGCGATCATGTCCAGATCGTGCATCTCGGCCTCGAGGGAGAGGTGCTGACGGTGGACGGAGCCGGCGCGACGGTGCGCGCGGGGAGCGTCACGGTGAAGGTCCCGGTCCGGGCCCTCCGCGTGCTGGAGCCTCCCGCGGCCCACCGCGCGCGCTCCCGGGCGGCGGCGCCGGCCCGCCGGGATGTGCGATTGCCCGAGAAGACGGGCGTCGCCGCCGAGATCCAGCTGATCGGCCGGACCGCGGACGAGGCGCGCGATCTGGTCGAGAAGTACCTCGACGACGCCTTCCTCGCCGGGCTGCCATCGGTGCGGGTCATCCACGGCAAGGGGACGGGCACACTCCGCCGCGTCGTCCACGAGCTGCTCGCGGTGCATCCCCTGGTGGCCGCGCACCGGCCCGGCGCACCCCAGGAAGGGGGCGAGGGGGCCACCATCGCCAGCCTCCGGGTGGGAGACTAGCATGGGCCCGGGCTTCTCGCCCCCGCTCCTCGAGGAGATCCGCTCGCGCGTGGACATGGTGGAGCTCGTCGGCCAGTTCGTGAACCTCAAGCGTGCCGGCGAGAACTGGAAGGCCCTCTGCCCCTTCCACACGGAGAAGACACCTTCCTTCACCGTCCACCCGAAGAAGGGCATCTTCCACTGCTTCGGCTGCGGCGCCGGGGGGGATGCCTTCAGCTTCCTCATGCGCCAGGACCGGCTCGCCTTCCCCGAGGCCGTGCGTCTCCTCGCCGGGCGCGCCGGCGTGGCGCTGCCCGCGGAGCGCACGCCCGAGGCCGCCGACGGAAAGCTCGAGGCGCTCCGCCAGCTCATGGCGCGCGCGACGGAGTTCTACGCCGAGGCGCTTTGGGCGGCCGGCGGTGAGAGGGCCCGGCGCTATCTCGAGGGGCGCGGCGTGGACCCGGAGATGGCGCGGCGCTTCGGCCTCGGCTGGGCTCCGGAGGGCTGGGACCACCTGCTCACCTTCATGCGAGGGCAGTCGGTGGCGGAGGAGGCCCTGGCCCAGGCCGGGCTCGTCCTCCCTCGCCAGACCGGCTCGGGCTTCTACGACCGCTTCCGCAGCCGGCTCCTGTTCCCGATCCGCGACGGGCAAGGCCGGGTCGTCGCCTTCGGCGGGCGCGCCCTGGGCCTCGAAGAACCGAAGTACCTCAACTCCCCCGAGACGCCGCTCTACGTGAAGGGACAGACTCTCTACGCCCTCGATCTCGCGCGGGGGGCCATGCGCGAGCGCAACCGCGCCGTCGTGGTGGAAGGCTACCTCGACTGCCTCATGGCCCACCAGTACGGCTTCACCGAGACAGTCGCCGCGCTCGGCACCGCCTTCACCCCGGCCCAGCTCGCGCTCCTGCAGCGTCACGCCGACGAGATCATCGCCGTCTTCGACGCCGACGCCGCGGGACAGAAGGCGGCCGCGCGGCTGGAAGAGCTCACGGGGGAGGCTGCGGACATCCGGAGCCTGGGCTGGTCTGTGGCGCGGACGGGCGGCTTCGCGAGGGCCGGCCACTTCCCCGTCAAGGTCGCGGTGCTCCCCGAGGGACACGATCCCGACAGCCTGCTCCGGGCCCTGGGGGCGGAGGCCTTCCGCTCGCGCCTGGACGCGGCCAGGAGTATCCTCTCCTTCGTGATGGCGCAGGCCTTGGCCGAAGAAGACCTGGCCTCGTCCCGCGGGCGCGCAACGGCCCATGCCCGCGTCGCCCTGATCCTCTCGAAGGTTCCCGATGCTGAGGAGGCCACCGCGCTGGCGCGCCAGGCCGCCCGGGAGCTCGGGGTGGACACGACCCAGCTCTGGATCGAGGCGCAGCAGCTCGGGCGGGCGCGGCTGTCCCACGGCCGCGGCGAGCGGGCTCCGGGTCGCGACGCGCTGCCTACGGTGAGCGCGGCCGGGTTGCCCCCGAGCCTGGCCGAGCGAGACCTCCTGGCGCTGCTGCTCGGCGTCGCGGAGGCCCGGAGCGCGCTCCTGCCGGGGATCGACCAGGAGGACATCGCCCATCCCGGGCTCCGGCGGCTGCTGGAGGCGCTGCGCGGCGCCCCCGACAGCCCGGCCGAGGCGCTGATGACCCTGCTCGACAGCGACAGCGAGCGCGGGCTCCTCGCCTCCCT
This window encodes:
- a CDS encoding 4-(cytidine 5'-diphospho)-2-C-methyl-D-erythritol kinase gives rise to the protein MLRTSAKVNLALEVLGKRDDGYHEIVTVMQGVDLADRLTLETADSLSLQVSDPALPAGDDNLIVRAATMLREAAGAPLGARIALEKRIPVAAGLGGGSSDAAATLWGLNRLWGLRWPRARLVALAVRLGMDVPFFLGPGRALATGRGERLRPLPAAGGYALVLVNPNFPLSTREVYGRVPAGWTAEARGTRRMVEALRTRSARAVAGALTNNLEAMVEPMVPAIRRMKSALLAAGALGAVMSGSGPTVFGVARSYDHARQIRGRVNRAGWSCWAVRTVSGPVIRAL
- a CDS encoding ribose-phosphate pyrophosphokinase, which encodes MGYELKLFSGMANRPLAEEIAQQLHLPLGDADVSRFSDGEVYVQINENVRGQDVFVVQPTCPPVNDNLMELLVMIDAFKRASARRITAVLPYYGYGRQDRKVMPRVPISAKLVADLITAAGTHRVLAVDLHAGQIQGFFDIPVDHLFAAPVIIDYLAKKDLHDPVLVSPDAGGVERARAIAKRLKAGLAIIDKRRDGPNVAVFMHLIGDVEDKDVVIIDDMIDTAGTMIQAVDALRREGARRILACAVHGVLSGPAIDRITGSSLEEVIITNSIPLPASKHLPKVQVLSVAPLLAEAIRRIHDEESVSGLFV
- a CDS encoding 50S ribosomal protein L25, with amino-acid sequence MEMRALTIERREGTGKGPARRLRRAGRIPAVLYGGASPESIAVDPGEILRLIHGHEGGTQLLKVSFAGAAEARMAIIRDMQFDPVSEALIHADLQEVALDKPIQVAVPLRHVGDPIGVRETKGILEMILREIQVSCLPGEIPEVIAADVSELHIGDVFTVGQLVAPAGVRILTDLRQAVATVAPPMAEEVAAPVAAVAAAPAEPEVLTERKPKEEVEEKKK
- a CDS encoding aminoacyl-tRNA hydrolase; amino-acid sequence: MAQAIVGLGNPGPEYRDTRHNVGQRVVEGLGRTLHARFAREGGHLVARARWRGEALCLVKPQCFMNVSGPAVARLGRKLGFTPADLIVVFDDLDLPLGKIRIRTKGSAGGHNGVRSLIEALGTSEFRRIKIGIGRPGAPGEDRDHVVDHVLSPFYREEHEVVEAACAEAAQQALKLVESRPSPSRA
- a CDS encoding 30S ribosomal protein S21, with the protein product MTKVIVEPDESFENALKRFKKQCEKAGLMSELRKRQHYEKPSVKRKRKTLAARKKAKKRERFSE
- a CDS encoding Smr/MutS family protein, yielding MRATLDRARTPGAVADGADLRGLIPLLEAQGRLVGYGRSIEGVAPDLSAALRGLPPLDGLRDLLWRSLDDDGGVTDEASPALRRLRRRLRELRRDLVKRLEAHFQAPGADLLFQERYVTVRHGRYVLPILAAAKGRLRGIVHDRSQSGATLFVEPEAVVEDNNELVQAIREEESEVWRVLAVLTDAVREALPELHTLLEGLGRLDLTFALADLAERMRAVEPALGPGPAGTAEISLRGARHPLLLAQGWQNPERPVVPVDLVLDAERPLLVITGPNAGGKTVALKTLGLFALMAQSGFHLPACDGARLPVFEQLFTVIGDDQSVAENLSTFSAFVRQLRVVLEHVDHRSLVLLDELGAGTDPEDGAALAQAVLEEVAGRGAFCVASTHLEPLKAFASTDPRARNASVEFDGERLEPTFRLVYDRPGQSYALAIGARLGLPPALIDRAQAHRSTHGRALQELLTRLDARDRQDAGRAALIERREAESAGPLSRAREELETARSQARESLTRARAEAQRLLGEIRRAVNEEWEQLKRSDRTRESLERSRKRLLDLTRRASEAPAEDAPGPTAAAAPGDHVQIVHLGLEGEVLTVDGAGATVRAGSVTVKVPVRALRVLEPPAAHRARSRAAAPARRDVRLPEKTGVAAEIQLIGRTADEARDLVEKYLDDAFLAGLPSVRVIHGKGTGTLRRVVHELLAVHPLVAAHRPGAPQEGGEGATIASLRVGD
- a CDS encoding DNA primase; protein product: MGPGFSPPLLEEIRSRVDMVELVGQFVNLKRAGENWKALCPFHTEKTPSFTVHPKKGIFHCFGCGAGGDAFSFLMRQDRLAFPEAVRLLAGRAGVALPAERTPEAADGKLEALRQLMARATEFYAEALWAAGGERARRYLEGRGVDPEMARRFGLGWAPEGWDHLLTFMRGQSVAEEALAQAGLVLPRQTGSGFYDRFRSRLLFPIRDGQGRVVAFGGRALGLEEPKYLNSPETPLYVKGQTLYALDLARGAMRERNRAVVVEGYLDCLMAHQYGFTETVAALGTAFTPAQLALLQRHADEIIAVFDADAAGQKAAARLEELTGEAADIRSLGWSVARTGGFARAGHFPVKVAVLPEGHDPDSLLRALGAEAFRSRLDAARSILSFVMAQALAEEDLASSRGRATAHARVALILSKVPDAEEATALARQAARELGVDTTQLWIEAQQLGRARLSHGRGERAPGRDALPTVSAAGLPPSLAERDLLALLLGVAEARSALLPGIDQEDIAHPGLRRLLEALRGAPDSPAEALMTLLDSDSERGLLASLLLEERQWTDVQQQISQLQRRYEIRRRKKRIRLVTRAIVEAQATADPSLPQLEAELGRLQREAQEVRELSLAPAAGRPAPGPQASAPGSMTP